The Equus quagga isolate Etosha38 chromosome 2, UCLA_HA_Equagga_1.0, whole genome shotgun sequence genome has a window encoding:
- the SEMA4G gene encoding semaphorin-4G isoform X1, with product MWGRLWPFLLSFLTATAFPGPSLRRPSRELDATPRMTIPYEELSGTRHFKGQAQNYSTLLLDEASARLLVGARGALFSLNAHNIGDGSHKEIHWEASPEMQRKCHQKGKNNQTECFNHVRFLQRLNATHLYACGTHAFQPLCAAIDAEAFTLPTSFEEGKEKCPYDPARGFTGLIIDGGLYTATRYEFRSIPDIRRSRHPHSLRTEEAPMHWLNDAEFVFSVLVRESKASAVGDDDKVYYFFTERAAEEGSGSFAQSRSSHRVARVARVCKGDLGGKKILQKKWTSFLKARLICHIPQYETLRGVCSLDTDTSSRAHFYAAFTLTTQWKTLEASAICRYDLAEVQAVFAGPYMEYQDGARRWGRYEGGVPEPRPGSCITDSLRSRGYNSSQDLPSLVLDFVKLHPLMARPVVPTRGRPLLLKRSVRYTHLTGTPVTTPAGPTYDLLFLGTADGWIHKAVVLGSGMHIIEETQVFKEPQSVENLVISPMQHSLYVGAPGGVIQLPLSSCSRYHSCYDCILSRDPYCGWDPSTHACMATTTVANRTALIQDIERGNRGCEGNRNTGPPPPLKTRSVLRGDDVLLPCDQPSNLARALWLLNGSMGLSDGQDGYRIGVDGLLVTDTQPEHSGNYGCYAEENGLRTLLASYSLTVRPATPAPAPQAPALPGVQMAPDVRLLYVLAIAALGGLCLILASSLLYVACLQGGGRGRRRKYSLGRVSRAGGSAVQLQTISGQCPGEEDEGDDGEGAGGLEGGCLQIIPGEGAPAPPPPPPPPPPAELTNGLVALPSRLRRMNGNSYVLLRQSNNGVPAGPCSFAEELSRILEKRKHTQLVEHLDESSV from the exons ATGTGGGGGAGGCTCTGGCCTTTCCTCCTGAGCTTCCTCACAGCAACTGCATTTCCTGGACCCTCGCTTCGGAGACCATCTAGAGAACTAGATGCCACCCCACGGATGACCATCCCCTATGAAG AGCTCTCCGGGACCCGGCACTTCAAGGGCCAGGCCCAGAACTACTCAACGCTGCTGCTTGATGAGGCCTCGGCAAGGCTGCTGGTGGGAGCCCGAGGCGCCCTGTTTTCTCTCAATGCCCACAACATAGGAGATGGGTCTCACAAAGAG aTCCACTGGGAGGCCTCCCCAGAGATGCAAAGGAAATGTcatcaaaaagggaaaaacaaccaG ACCGAGTGCTTCAACCATGTGCGATTCCTACAGCGGCTCAACGCCACTCATCTCTACGCATGTGGGACTCATGCCTTCCAGCCCCTCTGTGCAGCCATT gatgCTGAGGCCTTCACCTTGCCAACAAGCTtcgaggaggggaaggagaagtgTCCTTATGACCCAGCCCGTGGCTTCACAGGTCTCATCATCG ATGGAGGCCTCTACACAGCCACAAGGTATGAATTCCGGAGCATTCCTGACATCCGCCGGAGCCGCCACCCACACTCCCTGAGGACTGAGGAGGCACCGATGCACTGGCTCAATG ATGCTGAGTTTGTGTTCTCCGTCCTGGTGCGCGAGAGTAAGGCCAGTGCAGTGGGTGACGATGACAAGGTTTACTACTTCTTCACGGAGCGCGCTGCTGAGGAGGGCTCTGGCAGCTTTGCTCAGAGCCGCAGCAGCCACCGTGTGGCCCGTGTGGCCCGTGTGTGCAAG GGAGACCTGGGAGGGAAGAAGATCCTGCAGAAGAAGTGGACCTCCTTCTTAAAGGCCCGTCTTATCTGCCACATTCCACAGTATGAGACACTACGTGGTGTCTGCAGCCTGGACACTGACACCTCATCCCGCGCACACTTCTATGCGGCCTTCACACTGACCACTCAGTG GAAGACCCTGGAGGCCTCAGCCATCTGCCGCTACGACCTGGCTGAGGTACAGGCTGTCTTTGCAGGCCCCTACATGGAATACCAGGATGGTGCCCGGCGCTGGGGCCGCTACGAGGGCGGGGTGCCAGAGCCCCGGCCTGGCTCG TGCATCACAGATTCATTGCGCAGCCGAGGCTACAACTCATCCCAGGACTTGCCAtccctggtcctggactttgtgAAGTTGCACCCACTGATGGCTCGGCCTGTGGTACCCACACGTGGACGGCCCTTGCTGCTCAAGCGCAGTGTGCGCTACACACACCTCACAGGGACACCTGTCACCACGCCTGCTGGACCCACCTATGACCTGCTCTTTCTGGGCACAG CTGATGGCTGGATCCACAAGGCCGTGGTCCTGGGCTCTGGGATGCACATTATTGAAGAGACACAAGTGTTCAAAGAGCCCCAGTCTGTGGAGAATTTGGTCATCTCTCCAATGCAG CACAGCCTCTATGTGGGGGCTCCTGGTGGAGTCATCCAGCTACCACTGTCCAGCTGCTCCCGCTACCACTCCTGCTACGATTGCATCCTGTCTCGGGACCCCTACTGCGGCTGGGACCCTAGCACGCATGCCTGCATGGCGACCACCACCGTAGCCAACAG GACAGCATTGATACAGGACATAGAGAGAGGAAACCGAGGCTGTGAGGGCAACAGGAACACAG GGCCACCACCACCGCTGAAGACCCGCTCTGTGCTCCGGGGTGATGATGTCCTCCTGCCCTGTGATCAGCCATCCAACCTGGCCCGGGCCTTGTGGCTGCTCAATGGGAGCATGGGCCTGAGCGATGGGCAGGATGGCTACCGCATCGGCGTGGATGGGCTGCTGGTAACAGACACACAGCCCGAGCACAGTGGCAACTATGGCTGCTATGCTGAAGAGAATGGCCTCCGCACCCTGTTGGCCTCCTACAGCCTCACAGTCCGGCCAGCCACTCCTGCCCCGGCTCCACAagcccctgccctgcctggggtACAAATGGCACCTGATGTGAGGCTGCTCTATGTGCTAGCCATTGCTGCACTTGGGGGCCTCTGCCTCATcctggcttcctccctcctctaTGTGGCCTGCCTTCAAGGAGGTGGACGAGGGCGTCGACGGAAATATTCATTGGGTCGGGTCAGCCGGGCAGGGGGCTCTGCTGTGCAGCTGCAGACAATCTCAGGCCAGTGTCctggagaggaagatgagggtgacgatggggagggggctgggggcctggagggcGGTTGCCTCCAGATCATCCCTGGGGagggagccccagccccaccacccccaccacccccaccgcCACCGGCTGAGCTGACCAATGGGCTGGTAGCACTGCCCAGCCGCCTGCGCAGGATGAATGGCAACAGCTATGTGCTCCTGAGGCAGAGCAACAATGGAGTGCCTGCAGGGCCCTGCTCCTTCGCTGAGGAGCTTAGCCGCATCCTGGAGAAGAGGAAGCACACACAGCTCGTGGAGCACCTGGATGAGAGCTCTGTCTGA
- the SEMA4G gene encoding semaphorin-4G isoform X2 codes for MWGRLWPFLLSFLTATAFPGPSLRRPSRELDATPRMTIPYEELSGTRHFKGQAQNYSTLLLDEASARLLVGARGALFSLNAHNIGDGSHKEIHWEASPEMQRKCHQKGKNNQTECFNHVRFLQRLNATHLYACGTHAFQPLCAAIDAEAFTLPTSFEEGKEKCPYDPARGFTGLIIDGGLYTATRYEFRSIPDIRRSRHPHSLRTEEAPMHWLNDAEFVFSVLVRESKASAVGDDDKVYYFFTERAAEEGSGSFAQSRSSHRVARVARVCKYETLRGVCSLDTDTSSRAHFYAAFTLTTQWKTLEASAICRYDLAEVQAVFAGPYMEYQDGARRWGRYEGGVPEPRPGSCITDSLRSRGYNSSQDLPSLVLDFVKLHPLMARPVVPTRGRPLLLKRSVRYTHLTGTPVTTPAGPTYDLLFLGTADGWIHKAVVLGSGMHIIEETQVFKEPQSVENLVISPMQHSLYVGAPGGVIQLPLSSCSRYHSCYDCILSRDPYCGWDPSTHACMATTTVANRTALIQDIERGNRGCEGNRNTGPPPPLKTRSVLRGDDVLLPCDQPSNLARALWLLNGSMGLSDGQDGYRIGVDGLLVTDTQPEHSGNYGCYAEENGLRTLLASYSLTVRPATPAPAPQAPALPGVQMAPDVRLLYVLAIAALGGLCLILASSLLYVACLQGGGRGRRRKYSLGRVSRAGGSAVQLQTISGQCPGEEDEGDDGEGAGGLEGGCLQIIPGEGAPAPPPPPPPPPPAELTNGLVALPSRLRRMNGNSYVLLRQSNNGVPAGPCSFAEELSRILEKRKHTQLVEHLDESSV; via the exons ATGTGGGGGAGGCTCTGGCCTTTCCTCCTGAGCTTCCTCACAGCAACTGCATTTCCTGGACCCTCGCTTCGGAGACCATCTAGAGAACTAGATGCCACCCCACGGATGACCATCCCCTATGAAG AGCTCTCCGGGACCCGGCACTTCAAGGGCCAGGCCCAGAACTACTCAACGCTGCTGCTTGATGAGGCCTCGGCAAGGCTGCTGGTGGGAGCCCGAGGCGCCCTGTTTTCTCTCAATGCCCACAACATAGGAGATGGGTCTCACAAAGAG aTCCACTGGGAGGCCTCCCCAGAGATGCAAAGGAAATGTcatcaaaaagggaaaaacaaccaG ACCGAGTGCTTCAACCATGTGCGATTCCTACAGCGGCTCAACGCCACTCATCTCTACGCATGTGGGACTCATGCCTTCCAGCCCCTCTGTGCAGCCATT gatgCTGAGGCCTTCACCTTGCCAACAAGCTtcgaggaggggaaggagaagtgTCCTTATGACCCAGCCCGTGGCTTCACAGGTCTCATCATCG ATGGAGGCCTCTACACAGCCACAAGGTATGAATTCCGGAGCATTCCTGACATCCGCCGGAGCCGCCACCCACACTCCCTGAGGACTGAGGAGGCACCGATGCACTGGCTCAATG ATGCTGAGTTTGTGTTCTCCGTCCTGGTGCGCGAGAGTAAGGCCAGTGCAGTGGGTGACGATGACAAGGTTTACTACTTCTTCACGGAGCGCGCTGCTGAGGAGGGCTCTGGCAGCTTTGCTCAGAGCCGCAGCAGCCACCGTGTGGCCCGTGTGGCCCGTGTGTGCAAG TATGAGACACTACGTGGTGTCTGCAGCCTGGACACTGACACCTCATCCCGCGCACACTTCTATGCGGCCTTCACACTGACCACTCAGTG GAAGACCCTGGAGGCCTCAGCCATCTGCCGCTACGACCTGGCTGAGGTACAGGCTGTCTTTGCAGGCCCCTACATGGAATACCAGGATGGTGCCCGGCGCTGGGGCCGCTACGAGGGCGGGGTGCCAGAGCCCCGGCCTGGCTCG TGCATCACAGATTCATTGCGCAGCCGAGGCTACAACTCATCCCAGGACTTGCCAtccctggtcctggactttgtgAAGTTGCACCCACTGATGGCTCGGCCTGTGGTACCCACACGTGGACGGCCCTTGCTGCTCAAGCGCAGTGTGCGCTACACACACCTCACAGGGACACCTGTCACCACGCCTGCTGGACCCACCTATGACCTGCTCTTTCTGGGCACAG CTGATGGCTGGATCCACAAGGCCGTGGTCCTGGGCTCTGGGATGCACATTATTGAAGAGACACAAGTGTTCAAAGAGCCCCAGTCTGTGGAGAATTTGGTCATCTCTCCAATGCAG CACAGCCTCTATGTGGGGGCTCCTGGTGGAGTCATCCAGCTACCACTGTCCAGCTGCTCCCGCTACCACTCCTGCTACGATTGCATCCTGTCTCGGGACCCCTACTGCGGCTGGGACCCTAGCACGCATGCCTGCATGGCGACCACCACCGTAGCCAACAG GACAGCATTGATACAGGACATAGAGAGAGGAAACCGAGGCTGTGAGGGCAACAGGAACACAG GGCCACCACCACCGCTGAAGACCCGCTCTGTGCTCCGGGGTGATGATGTCCTCCTGCCCTGTGATCAGCCATCCAACCTGGCCCGGGCCTTGTGGCTGCTCAATGGGAGCATGGGCCTGAGCGATGGGCAGGATGGCTACCGCATCGGCGTGGATGGGCTGCTGGTAACAGACACACAGCCCGAGCACAGTGGCAACTATGGCTGCTATGCTGAAGAGAATGGCCTCCGCACCCTGTTGGCCTCCTACAGCCTCACAGTCCGGCCAGCCACTCCTGCCCCGGCTCCACAagcccctgccctgcctggggtACAAATGGCACCTGATGTGAGGCTGCTCTATGTGCTAGCCATTGCTGCACTTGGGGGCCTCTGCCTCATcctggcttcctccctcctctaTGTGGCCTGCCTTCAAGGAGGTGGACGAGGGCGTCGACGGAAATATTCATTGGGTCGGGTCAGCCGGGCAGGGGGCTCTGCTGTGCAGCTGCAGACAATCTCAGGCCAGTGTCctggagaggaagatgagggtgacgatggggagggggctgggggcctggagggcGGTTGCCTCCAGATCATCCCTGGGGagggagccccagccccaccacccccaccacccccaccgcCACCGGCTGAGCTGACCAATGGGCTGGTAGCACTGCCCAGCCGCCTGCGCAGGATGAATGGCAACAGCTATGTGCTCCTGAGGCAGAGCAACAATGGAGTGCCTGCAGGGCCCTGCTCCTTCGCTGAGGAGCTTAGCCGCATCCTGGAGAAGAGGAAGCACACACAGCTCGTGGAGCACCTGGATGAGAGCTCTGTCTGA